The following are encoded together in the Juglans microcarpa x Juglans regia isolate MS1-56 chromosome 2D, Jm3101_v1.0, whole genome shotgun sequence genome:
- the LOC121249659 gene encoding LOW QUALITY PROTEIN: SCY1-like protein 2 (The sequence of the model RefSeq protein was modified relative to this genomic sequence to represent the inferred CDS: inserted 1 base in 1 codon) has protein sequence MSLNMKTLTQALAKTAAVIEKTVQTTVQEVTGPKPLQDYDLLDQIGSAGPSLVWKLYSAKARDSTRPQQYPIVCVWVLDKRVLSEARARXGLSKAAEDAFFDLIRADAGRLVRLRHPGVVHVVQALDENKNAMAMVTEPLFASVANALGNVENVAKVPKELKGMEMGLLEVKHGLLQIAESLDFLHNNAHLIHRAISPENVLITSSGAWKLGGFGFAISTDQTSGDMASGQAFHYAEYDVEDSLLPLQPSLDYTAPELVRRNASSAGCFSDIFSFGCLAYHLVARKPLFDCHNNVKMYMNTLTYLSNEAFSSIPPELVTDLQRMLSGNESLRPTALDFTGSPFFRNDTRLRALRFLDHMLERDNMQKSEFLKALSDMWKDFDSRVLRYKVLPPLCAELRNLVMQPMILPMVLTIAESQDKNDFELSTLPALVPVLSSAAGETLLLLVKHADLVIIKTSQEHLVSHVLPMIVRAYDDTDARIQEEVLRKSVSLAKQLDPQLVKQVILPRIHGLALKTTVAAVRVNALLCLGDLVSSLDKHAVLDILQTVQRCTAVDHSAPTLMCTLGVANSVLKQHGVEFVAEHVLPLLTPLLTAQQLNVQQFAKYMLFVKDVLRRIEEKRGVTLTDSGIPEVKPSMSDSGLISQASTKITGTVNSTTKSSPAWDEDWGPAKKGSATTLQSSTNNSHSTQSDLSFQPVQVNSKQSKFSMIPAVSSQQTAVSCPPVDIEWPPRASSGVAPQFGDAEKQLNAGASSTSSFDDIDPFSDWPPRPAGSASLAGISNNGTMGHPTNKHGSSPISNTLNNMSFPMNNNNNSWAFNTQSSVDPLRQSQGNQTLTIGSLGSVNAQSSIGFLKQSQGVPASSNYTDKKSTDLGSIFASSKNELSAPRLAPPPTTAVGRGRGRGRVSSASRSSHAKSPSEQPPLLDLL, from the exons ATGTCTCTGAACATGAAAACCCTAACCCAAGCCCTTGCGAAGACCGCCGCGGTCATCGAAAAGACCGTTCAGACCACCGTACAGGAGGTTACCGGACCCAAACCCCTCCAGGATTACGACCTACTCGACCAGATCGGCTCGGCAGGTCCTAGCCTCGTGTGGAAGCTCTACTCGGCCAAGGCTCGGGATTCCACGAGGCCCCAACAGTACCCGATCGTGTGCGTCTGGGTCTTGGATAAGAGGGTGCTCTCGGAGGCACGCGCGC GCGGGTTGTCCAAGGCGGCCGAGGATGCTTTCTTCGACTTAATTAGGGCCGATGCGGGGAGGCTGGTGAGGCTGAGGCATCCCGGGGTTGTACACGTGGTGCAGGCCCTGGACGAGAACAAGAATGCGATGGCGATGGTGACGGAGCCGCTCTTTGCGTCGGTGGCGAACGCGCTGGGGAATGTGGAGAATGTGGCTAAAGTGCCTAAAGAGCTCAAGGGAATG GAAATGGGTTTGTTGGAGGTTAAGCATGGTTTACTTCAGATAGCAGAATCCTTGGACTTTCTACACAACAATGCGCATCTCATTCATCGGGCTATATCACCTGAG AATGTTCTTATTACTTCAAGTGGAGCTTGGAAGCTTGGGGGGTTTGGTTTTGCAATCTCGACAGATCAGACCTCAGGCGATATGGCAAGTGGGCAGGCTTTCCATTATGCT GAATATGATGTCGAGGATTCTTTACTACCGCTTCAGCCATCACTGGATTACACTGCTCCTGAACTGGTTCGGAGAAATGCATCTTCAGCTGGATGTTTTTCTGATATTTTCAGTTTTGGGTGCCTTGCCTACCACTTAGTAGCTCGCAAGCCATTGTTTGATTGCCACAACAATGTCAAGAtg TACATGAATACGTTGACTTACTTATCCAATGAAGCTTTCTCATCCATTCCACCGGAGTTAGTTACTGATTTGCAGAGAATGCTTTCTGGAAATGAGTCTTTGAGGCCAACAGCGTTGGATTTTACAG GTTCTCCATTTTTCCGGAATGACACTAGGTTGCGTGCTCTTCGCTTCCTCGACCACATGCTT GAAAGAGATAACATGCAGAAGTCTGAATTCTTAAAAGCATTATCTGATATGTGGAAAGATTTTGACTCACGTGTATTGCGGTATaag GTACTTCCTCCTCTTTGTGCAGAACTTCGGAATCTGGTAATGCAGCCAATGATTTTGCCCATGGTTCTTACAATAGCAGAGTCTCAG gataaaaatgattttgagcTATCAACACTACCAGCTCTTGTTCCTGTTCTGAGTAGTGCTGCAGGCGAGACACTTTTGCTGCTTGTGAAGCATGCAGACCTTGTAATCATCAAG ACTAGTCAGGAGCACTTAGTATCACATGTCCTGCCTATGATTGTTCGGGCTTATGATGATACTGATGCTCGAATACAAGAGGAAGTTTTGAGAAAATCAGTATCGCTTGCTAAGCAACTGGATCCTCAG CTAGTGAAACAAGTGATTTTGCCTCGCATTCATGGCTTAGCTCTAAAAACAACTGTTGCTGCG GTGAGAGTCAATGCTCTGTTATGCTTGGGAGACCTGGTGAGCTCACTTGATAAACATGCTGTTTTAGACATCTTGCAAACAGTTCAACGTTGTACAGCTGTTGACCATTCTGCTCCTACGCTTATGTGTACCCTTGGTGTTGCAAACTCGGTACTTAAGCAG CATGGAGTAGAATTTGTTGCAGAACACGTCCTTCCACTACTCACTCCTCTTCTTACTGCTCAACAATTAAATGTTCAGCAGTTTGCTAAATATATGCTATTTGTCAAGGATGTTCTCAG GAGAATAGAAGAAAAACGGGGAGTAACTTTGACTGATTCTGGAATCCCGGAAGTTAAACCATCTATGTCTGATAGTGGCCTAATATCCCAAGCCTCAACTAAAATAACTGGAACTGTCAATTCCACGACAAAGAGCAGCCCGGCATGGGATGAAGATTGGGGTCCAGCCAAAAAGGGTTCTGCAACCACCCTTCAAAGTTCTACAAACAACAGTCACTCCACTCAGTCTGATTTGAGTTTTCAACCAGTTCAAGTAAATTCAAAACAATCAAAATTTTCGATGATACCTGCAGTATCCAGCCAGCAAACGGCCGTTTCATGTCCTCCAGTTGATATTGAGTGGCCTCCTCGAGCATCGTCTGGAGTTGCCCCCCAATTTGGAGATGCTGAGAAGCAGTTGAATGCAGGAGCATCATCCACCTCGAGTTTCGATGATATAGATCCTTTCTCTGATTGGCCTCCACGGCCTGCTGGCTCAGCAAGTTTGGCTGGAATTTCTAACAATGGCACAATGGGACACCCCACTAACAAACATGGGTCTAGTCCAATCTCGAATACACTAAACAACATGAGCTTCCCAAtgaacaacaacaataacagtTGGGCCTTCAACACACAGAGTTCTGTTGATCCTTTAAGACAGAGTCAAGGGAATCAAACTCTTACTATTGGTAGTCTGGGAAGTGTTAACGCCCAAAGCTCTATTGGGTTTTTGAAACAGAGTCAGGGTGTACCAGCTTCTAGTAATTACACCGATAAGAAATCAACAGATCTTGGATCCATATTTGCTTCTAGCAAGAATGAGCTGTCTGCCCCTAGACTTGCTCCGCCCCCAACAACTGCTGTGGgtagaggaagaggaagagggagggTCTCCTCAGCCTCTCGATCTAGTCATGCCAAATCACCATCTGAACAGCCGCCCCTATTGGATTTGCTATGA